Proteins from a genomic interval of Sphingobacterium sp. SYP-B4668:
- the rlmD gene encoding 23S rRNA (uracil(1939)-C(5))-methyltransferase RlmD, producing the protein MRRRIPQDKKFISDIDVIDIAEEGKGVGKSDDLVLFIERAIPGDIVDVELMKKKKNFAEARVAALKKPSEFRTTAFCEHFGVCGGCKWQEMTYEGQLKFKQQTVESVLSRIGKIDATSMEPILGSAKTTYYRNKLEYTFSNKRWLTSIDDAVEGLEMSALGFHVPGRFDKILDIQHCYLQEDPSNELRNHIRTFAIANGISFYDLREHAGVLRNLIIRTSSTGEKMVIVVFAYPEDGQVELLMNEVNSRFPDIDSLLYIINQKKNDTIFDQDIHVFKGRDFIYEEMEGLKFKVGAKSFYQTNSLQAYELYKITREFAALQGDELVYDLYTGAGTIANFVARSVREVIGVEYVPTAIEDAKINAEINGVKNTKFYAGDMKDVLTTEFIKEHGKPDVVITDPPRAGMHGDVIKRLLEMEAQKIVYVSCNAATQARDIALLSDKYTVERIKPVDMFPHTQHVENVVLLKLKD; encoded by the coding sequence ATGAGAAGAAGAATTCCACAAGACAAAAAATTTATTTCAGATATCGATGTGATTGATATCGCTGAAGAGGGTAAGGGCGTAGGTAAATCGGATGACTTGGTCCTGTTTATCGAACGGGCTATACCGGGAGATATCGTCGATGTGGAATTGATGAAGAAAAAGAAGAATTTTGCTGAGGCACGTGTAGCAGCATTAAAAAAGCCGTCCGAATTCCGAACTACAGCTTTTTGTGAACACTTTGGGGTCTGTGGTGGATGCAAATGGCAAGAGATGACTTACGAAGGGCAGTTGAAATTTAAACAACAGACAGTAGAAAGCGTGCTGTCGCGCATAGGAAAAATAGACGCCACGTCCATGGAACCGATCCTCGGTTCAGCTAAGACAACATATTACCGTAATAAATTAGAATATACTTTTTCCAACAAAAGATGGTTGACATCAATTGATGATGCCGTTGAAGGCTTAGAGATGAGTGCGTTGGGATTTCACGTGCCCGGAAGGTTTGATAAAATTCTAGACATCCAACATTGCTACCTGCAGGAGGACCCTTCCAATGAGCTCCGGAATCATATTCGAACATTTGCTATTGCCAATGGGATTTCGTTTTATGACCTTCGAGAGCATGCTGGGGTACTGCGTAACCTGATTATAAGGACTTCGTCTACAGGTGAGAAGATGGTAATTGTTGTGTTTGCATACCCCGAAGATGGACAAGTGGAGTTGTTGATGAATGAGGTCAATTCCAGATTCCCAGATATCGACTCTCTACTCTATATCATCAATCAAAAGAAGAATGATACCATCTTTGACCAGGATATCCATGTATTTAAAGGTCGAGATTTTATATATGAAGAGATGGAAGGCCTCAAGTTCAAGGTCGGTGCAAAGTCATTTTATCAGACCAACTCGCTTCAGGCATATGAATTGTATAAGATAACTCGTGAATTTGCTGCTCTGCAAGGTGACGAATTGGTATATGACCTTTATACAGGGGCTGGTACCATTGCAAATTTCGTTGCACGTTCGGTAAGAGAAGTCATTGGGGTAGAATATGTGCCTACAGCTATTGAGGACGCTAAAATAAATGCCGAAATCAATGGTGTAAAGAATACGAAATTCTACGCTGGCGATATGAAGGATGTATTGACTACAGAGTTTATCAAAGAACACGGTAAGCCGGATGTAGTTATCACCGACCCGCCGAGAGCAGGGATGCACGGTGACGTGATAAAAAGACTTTTAGAGATGGAAGCTCAAAAGATTGTATATGTAAGCTGTAATGCGGCTACTCAAGCGCGTGATATCGCATTATTGTCCGATAAGTACACCGTCGAACGTATCAAGCCTGTCGATATGTTTCCGCATACGCAACATGTGGAAAATGTGGTTTTATTGAAATTGAAAGATTAA
- a CDS encoding OmpA family protein — MNMKVNKKIAVFGLTVATSAMLFGSCSTIQNMNSTTKGAAIGTAGGGALGALIGGKAGNTAVGAIAGAVIGGAAGALIGKKMDKQAAEIENTVAGAEVIKSDEGIIVKFDEGILFDFNKSDLKASAKTNIAKLVETLNKEPDTKILVIGHTDNIGSLAANQKVSDARAAAVKTYAVSQGLNGGRVKTEGKNYSEPIASNDTDAGRAENRRVEIVIVAGDKMKQEAIDATK; from the coding sequence ATGAATATGAAAGTAAATAAAAAAATAGCTGTATTTGGACTAACAGTTGCAACTTCAGCAATGTTATTTGGTAGTTGTTCAACTATCCAAAACATGAATTCTACTACTAAAGGTGCAGCAATTGGTACTGCAGGTGGTGGTGCCTTGGGCGCATTGATAGGTGGTAAGGCTGGTAATACAGCTGTTGGGGCTATAGCTGGTGCCGTAATAGGCGGTGCGGCGGGAGCTTTGATTGGAAAGAAAATGGACAAGCAGGCGGCTGAAATTGAAAATACGGTAGCGGGAGCTGAGGTCATCAAATCCGATGAAGGGATTATCGTCAAATTTGATGAAGGCATTTTGTTCGACTTTAACAAGTCTGATCTTAAAGCTTCAGCAAAGACAAATATTGCAAAGTTGGTAGAGACATTGAACAAAGAGCCTGATACTAAAATTTTGGTAATTGGACATACAGATAATATCGGGTCTTTAGCTGCAAATCAGAAGGTGTCCGACGCAAGGGCAGCTGCGGTGAAGACATATGCCGTATCCCAAGGCTTGAATGGAGGGCGTGTTAAAACAGAAGGAAAAAATTATTCAGAGCCTATCGCTAGTAATGATACAGATGCCGGACGTGCTGAAAATCGTCGTGTAGAGATTGTTATTGTTGCTGGAGATAAAATGAAACAAGAAGCTATTGATGCAACTAAATAA
- the miaB gene encoding tRNA (N6-isopentenyl adenosine(37)-C2)-methylthiotransferase MiaB: MLDLSHSTKEHDESRQGEALQLEKTSDNSNGRKLYIESYGCQMNFSDSEIVASILLDKGFETTKDYNEADVIFINTCSIRENAETRVRNRLKEFEFAKSKNPGMIVGVLGCMAERLKSKFLEEEKLVDVVVGPDAYRDLPNLIEKVDDGAKAVNVLLSREETYADINPVRLNTNGITAFISIMRGCDNMCSFCVVPFTRGRERSRDVDSIVKEAHDLFNAGYREVTLLGQNVDSYKYTAPVAEGELAGEVVNFAQLLAKVADVSPLLRVRFSTSHPKDITDEVLHTMARYENICKYIHLPVQSGNSRVLELMNRTYDRPWYINRVDAIRRILPNCGISTDVITGFCTETEEEHQETLSMMDYVKYDYAYMFAYSERPGTLAAKRYEDDIPEEVKKRRLTEVVSKQREHSHYRIQNFVGKVHKVLIEGYSKRSNQDYAGRNDQNAMVVFPVDSRFKVGDYVNVLGESCTSATLLGRIID; the protein is encoded by the coding sequence ATGTTAGATTTATCTCATAGCACAAAAGAGCACGATGAGTCCCGTCAGGGTGAGGCTCTACAGTTGGAAAAAACTTCCGACAATAGTAACGGAAGGAAACTTTATATCGAAAGTTACGGTTGTCAGATGAACTTTTCCGACAGCGAAATCGTAGCCTCTATTTTGTTGGACAAGGGTTTTGAAACAACCAAGGATTATAATGAAGCGGACGTAATTTTTATCAATACCTGCTCTATTCGCGAGAATGCCGAGACGCGAGTACGTAATCGCCTAAAGGAGTTTGAATTTGCAAAATCCAAAAATCCAGGAATGATTGTGGGAGTACTGGGCTGTATGGCAGAGCGTCTGAAATCCAAATTCCTAGAGGAAGAAAAATTGGTGGATGTCGTCGTAGGGCCGGATGCCTATAGAGACCTCCCCAACCTGATTGAAAAGGTAGATGATGGGGCAAAGGCTGTCAACGTCTTGCTGTCAAGAGAGGAGACATATGCGGACATAAACCCGGTACGGTTAAATACCAATGGAATAACAGCCTTCATCTCGATCATGAGGGGCTGTGATAATATGTGCTCATTTTGCGTAGTCCCTTTTACGAGAGGACGTGAACGTAGTCGCGATGTCGATTCTATTGTTAAAGAAGCACATGACCTATTTAATGCGGGCTATAGAGAAGTAACGTTGCTGGGACAAAATGTTGATTCTTATAAATATACTGCTCCTGTAGCTGAGGGTGAGCTCGCTGGAGAGGTGGTCAACTTTGCTCAATTACTGGCTAAGGTTGCTGATGTGAGTCCACTTTTACGCGTCCGTTTCTCAACCTCTCATCCAAAGGATATTACCGATGAGGTGTTGCATACGATGGCTAGATATGAAAATATATGCAAATATATTCACTTACCTGTACAGTCCGGCAATTCCAGGGTGTTGGAATTGATGAATAGGACCTACGATAGACCATGGTATATCAACCGGGTGGATGCGATTCGTCGTATATTGCCAAACTGCGGAATTTCGACGGACGTCATTACCGGGTTCTGTACCGAGACAGAGGAAGAGCATCAAGAGACATTGTCAATGATGGATTATGTTAAGTATGACTACGCATATATGTTTGCATATTCTGAAAGACCGGGGACGTTAGCTGCCAAACGATACGAGGATGATATCCCTGAAGAAGTGAAGAAAAGACGATTGACGGAAGTAGTCAGTAAACAACGTGAACACAGCCATTACCGAATTCAGAATTTTGTAGGTAAAGTACATAAGGTGTTAATTGAAGGATATTCCAAACGATCCAATCAGGATTACGCTGGTCGTAATGATCAGAACGCTATGGTCGTCTTTCCAGTAGATAGCCGCTTTAAAGTTGGCGACTATGTTAATGTATTGGGTGAATCCTGTACATCGGCAACACTACTCGGACGGATTATTGATTAG
- a CDS encoding sigma-54 interaction domain-containing protein, translated as MDNQDIKNRFGIIGNSPLLNRAIDVARQVAPTDISVLIQGESGSGKEVFSHIIHQLSARKHGPFIAVNCGAIPEGTIDSELFGHEKGSFTGAHEARKGYFEVVDGGTIFLDEVGELPLGTQARLLRVLESGEYIRVGSSKVQKTNVRVVAATNVDMYEAVKKGKFREDLYYRLNTVPLKIPALRERKEDINLLFRKFVVDFADKYRSPGVQLTDDAQHMLMNYSWPGNVRQLKNIAEQIAVLEKERIVNAEILQHYIPAEHSNLPVFVPQNAQKDDFSERDILYKVLFDMKKDMVDLKKLVVELIQKGVNPNTFDQNSPYINQLYQEVKPAASILPEQSESAWTIHNARPAHAPNVDFNSYDTQDVEEVEESLSLVEKESDMIKKALRKHKGKRKAAAQELGISERTLYRKIKDLNLE; from the coding sequence GTGGACAATCAAGATATAAAGAATAGATTTGGTATAATTGGCAATTCGCCTTTGTTGAATAGGGCGATTGATGTAGCTAGACAAGTAGCTCCAACGGATATTTCGGTATTGATTCAAGGAGAGAGCGGTAGTGGTAAAGAGGTATTTTCACATATTATCCATCAACTAAGTGCCCGCAAACACGGACCATTTATAGCCGTCAACTGTGGTGCTATTCCAGAAGGAACAATCGATTCTGAGCTCTTTGGTCATGAAAAAGGATCCTTCACGGGCGCCCATGAAGCTAGAAAAGGATATTTTGAAGTCGTAGATGGCGGTACGATATTCTTAGATGAGGTGGGTGAGCTGCCTCTAGGTACGCAGGCTAGACTCTTAAGGGTATTGGAGAGTGGAGAATACATTCGTGTAGGTTCCTCGAAGGTCCAAAAGACGAATGTGAGGGTTGTGGCTGCGACGAATGTCGATATGTATGAAGCAGTTAAGAAAGGTAAATTCAGAGAAGACCTGTATTATAGACTGAATACAGTACCTTTAAAGATACCTGCTTTGCGAGAACGTAAGGAAGATATCAATCTGCTTTTTCGTAAATTTGTGGTTGATTTTGCAGATAAATACCGGAGTCCAGGAGTACAACTGACTGACGATGCCCAGCATATGTTAATGAATTACAGCTGGCCCGGAAACGTTCGTCAATTGAAGAATATTGCTGAGCAAATTGCAGTATTGGAAAAGGAACGAATCGTGAATGCCGAAATTTTACAGCATTACATTCCTGCCGAGCATTCTAACCTACCTGTGTTTGTTCCTCAGAATGCACAAAAAGACGATTTTTCAGAACGAGACATCTTGTATAAAGTACTCTTCGATATGAAAAAAGATATGGTAGATTTGAAGAAATTGGTCGTTGAATTGATTCAAAAAGGAGTCAATCCAAATACTTTTGATCAAAATTCACCCTATATCAATCAACTATATCAGGAGGTAAAGCCTGCGGCATCCATTTTACCAGAACAATCGGAGTCTGCATGGACCATCCATAATGCACGACCAGCGCATGCCCCAAATGTGGATTTTAATTCCTATGACACACAAGATGTGGAAGAAGTCGAAGAATCTCTTTCTTTAGTTGAAAAAGAGTCTGATATGATAAAAAAAGCATTACGAAAGCATAAAGGTAAGCGAAAGGCTGCTGCCCAAGAGTTGGGAATTTCCGAACGTACATTATATCGAAAAATAAAAGACTTAAATTTAGAATAA
- a CDS encoding LptE family protein codes for MSRLKQVYFDLTLTLVVLLLTVSSCGVKYSFTGGSIPPDMKTVNVQFFENIAPMVYATLSQTFTEGLKERIRNQSRLSQVNTGGDAVFEGFITDYSITPAAVEAGSDMAALNRLSITVKVTYTNQKKTEDSFEQSFTRFKDFAGNVQSNEETLNKEIVTMLTEDIYNRAFANW; via the coding sequence ATGAGTAGATTGAAGCAAGTCTATTTTGATTTGACGTTGACGTTGGTCGTATTGCTATTGACAGTAAGCAGTTGCGGTGTAAAATACAGTTTTACAGGTGGATCTATTCCTCCTGATATGAAGACCGTAAATGTGCAATTTTTTGAAAACATTGCACCGATGGTATATGCTACGTTGAGTCAGACATTTACAGAAGGGCTCAAGGAACGGATTCGTAATCAGTCTAGACTGAGCCAAGTGAATACAGGTGGCGATGCTGTTTTTGAAGGGTTTATTACCGATTATAGCATTACTCCTGCAGCGGTAGAAGCGGGGTCGGATATGGCAGCCTTGAACCGGCTGTCAATTACTGTGAAAGTTACATATACCAATCAGAAGAAGACTGAGGATAGTTTTGAGCAATCTTTTACTAGATTCAAGGATTTTGCTGGCAATGTACAATCAAATGAGGAAACGCTAAATAAGGAAATTGTAACCATGTTGACAGAAGATATTTATAACCGCGCATTTGCAAATTGGTAG
- the secG gene encoding preprotein translocase subunit SecG, which yields MQTLLIVLIILASVLLTLMVLIQNPKGGGLSSGFAGGSNLMGVKRTGDFLEKGTWTLVIALMVFCLAVNILGPSKGGGVSKGGLSEQINAPAQQSPLNLNPSQAKPTTPTAEPVKSDSAK from the coding sequence ATGCAAACATTATTAATTGTCCTGATTATACTAGCGAGTGTGCTATTAACACTTATGGTGTTGATTCAAAATCCAAAAGGAGGAGGTCTCTCTTCAGGATTTGCTGGTGGATCAAATTTGATGGGGGTAAAACGTACAGGAGATTTCTTGGAAAAAGGAACATGGACATTGGTGATTGCATTGATGGTATTCTGTTTGGCGGTAAATATTTTAGGACCATCAAAAGGAGGTGGCGTTTCTAAAGGTGGCCTAAGTGAGCAAATCAATGCACCTGCGCAACAGAGTCCTTTGAACTTAAACCCGTCACAGGCAAAGCCCACTACACCGACAGCAGAACCCGTAAAATCCGATTCAGCTAAATAA
- a CDS encoding co-chaperone GroES, giving the protein MALNIKPIGDRVVVEAAPAEEKTASGIYIPDTAKEKPQSGTVVAVGNGKVDEPLTVKVGDQVLYGKYAGTEITYEGKEYLIMREADIYAVL; this is encoded by the coding sequence ATGGCATTAAACATTAAACCTATCGGAGACAGAGTAGTTGTAGAAGCTGCTCCCGCAGAAGAAAAAACAGCATCAGGTATCTATATTCCAGATACAGCTAAAGAAAAACCTCAAAGTGGTACTGTGGTCGCTGTAGGTAATGGAAAAGTAGATGAGCCTCTTACCGTTAAAGTTGGCGATCAAGTATTGTATGGCAAATATGCTGGTACAGAAATCACATATGAAGGCAAGGAATATCTGATTATGCGTGAAGCTGATATATACGCAGTATTGTAA
- the groL gene encoding chaperonin GroEL (60 kDa chaperone family; promotes refolding of misfolded polypeptides especially under stressful conditions; forms two stacked rings of heptamers to form a barrel-shaped 14mer; ends can be capped by GroES; misfolded proteins enter the barrel where they are refolded when GroES binds): MAKQVKYNVDARDALKRGVDTLANAVKVTLGPKGRNVIIEKKFGSPSITKDGVSVAKEIDLKDALENMGAQMVKEVASKTADQAGDGTTTATVLAQAIIAPGIKSVAAGANPMDLKRGIDKAVAAVVANLKSQSQVVGQDNNKIKQVATISANNDEVIGSLIATAMEKVGNDGVITVEEAKGTETEVKTVEGMQFDRGYLSPYFVTNSDKMEAELENPYILIYDKKISNMKELLPVLEKQVQTGKPLLIIAEDLDGEALATLVVNKIRGSLKVAAVKAPGFGDRRKAMLEDIAILTGGTVISEERGYKLENAELSYLGQAEKVVVDKDNTTVINGGGNADDIKARVNQIKSQIETTTSDYDREKLQERLAKLAGGVAVLYVGATTEVEMKEKKDRVDDALHATRAAVEEGIVAGGGVAFIRATESLLNLKGENEDETIGIDIIRRAIEEPLRQICNNAGVEGAVVVQKVKEGSADFGYNARTDKYENLIGAGVIDPTKVSRVALENAASIASMLLTTECVLADEPDDNAAGAGAPPMGGGMGGMM; this comes from the coding sequence ATGGCAAAACAGGTAAAATATAACGTTGATGCACGTGACGCACTAAAAAGAGGTGTTGACACATTGGCAAATGCTGTAAAAGTAACTTTAGGTCCAAAAGGACGTAATGTAATTATTGAAAAGAAATTTGGATCGCCATCAATAACTAAAGATGGTGTCTCTGTTGCTAAAGAAATCGACTTAAAAGACGCTTTGGAAAATATGGGCGCTCAGATGGTCAAAGAGGTAGCTTCTAAAACAGCTGACCAAGCTGGTGATGGTACGACAACTGCGACTGTATTGGCGCAAGCAATCATTGCTCCGGGTATCAAATCGGTAGCAGCTGGTGCTAATCCAATGGATTTGAAACGTGGTATAGATAAAGCTGTTGCTGCTGTTGTAGCCAACTTGAAATCTCAATCTCAAGTAGTTGGTCAAGACAACAATAAAATCAAGCAAGTTGCCACAATTTCAGCAAATAATGATGAAGTAATCGGTTCACTGATTGCTACAGCGATGGAGAAAGTTGGTAATGATGGAGTAATTACAGTTGAAGAGGCTAAGGGTACTGAAACAGAAGTGAAAACTGTTGAAGGTATGCAATTTGACAGAGGTTATTTATCTCCTTATTTTGTGACTAACTCAGATAAAATGGAAGCGGAGTTAGAAAACCCTTACATTTTGATTTACGATAAGAAAATCAGCAACATGAAAGAATTGTTGCCTGTGTTGGAAAAACAAGTACAGACAGGAAAACCGTTGTTGATTATTGCTGAAGATTTAGATGGCGAAGCATTGGCAACATTAGTTGTTAATAAAATTCGTGGTTCACTGAAAGTTGCTGCTGTTAAAGCTCCAGGATTTGGGGATCGTCGTAAAGCCATGTTGGAAGATATTGCTATCTTGACAGGTGGTACAGTTATCTCTGAAGAAAGAGGATATAAATTGGAAAATGCAGAACTTTCTTACCTTGGACAAGCAGAGAAGGTCGTTGTTGATAAAGACAATACAACTGTTATCAACGGTGGTGGAAATGCGGATGATATCAAAGCTCGCGTTAATCAGATAAAATCTCAGATTGAGACAACGACTTCAGATTACGACCGTGAAAAATTGCAAGAGCGTCTTGCTAAATTAGCCGGCGGTGTTGCTGTACTTTACGTAGGTGCAACTACTGAAGTTGAAATGAAAGAGAAAAAAGACCGTGTAGATGATGCATTGCATGCAACTCGTGCAGCTGTAGAAGAAGGTATTGTTGCAGGTGGTGGTGTTGCTTTCATCCGTGCGACAGAGTCTTTATTGAACCTTAAAGGTGAGAATGAGGATGAGACTATCGGTATTGATATCATTAGACGTGCTATCGAAGAGCCTTTGCGTCAAATCTGTAATAACGCCGGCGTAGAAGGTGCGGTAGTTGTTCAAAAAGTTAAAGAAGGAAGTGCTGACTTTGGTTACAATGCACGTACTGATAAATATGAGAACCTTATTGGAGCGGGTGTTATCGATCCTACTAAAGTATCTCGTGTAGCATTGGAAAATGCAGCTTCTATCGCTTCGATGTTATTAACAACTGAATGTGTATTAGCTGACGAACCAGATGATAATGCAGCTGGTGCAGGTGCTCCTCCAATGGGAGGCGGTATGGGTGGTATGATGTAA
- a CDS encoding ATP-binding protein — MSRRYNKYYIDTKISVENKQLAILAACLVLLNIFNMVCNIYTGLPIGINIVCAAVILAHLYMLRLSLKNIATERSKFRYFLFLTTCLAIVWLLNNGLDSSMPMNFIFYLIAGLLTLSGTYRLKFIVFFIGVTIACLITDFFFPQYLIPYTDDKSKHFDLLTSFLVCVIISITMVSSYKNVYDYEKKILSLQKKKLEKSGEELIASNKIAEAATQSKSKFVMTMSHEIRTPLNGIIGTIDLLQTTPLNNHQQLLLENLQASSHILFELVADLLDISRIEANKMKIHSSTFCLKSAVSAVERVLEPMLKGKDLQLSTVMEEDMPQYITTDEARFKQILLNILSNAIQFTEKGFVKVHLWTSAVAETSYLHCAVQDTGVGIKVEDIPHLFEQFSQIEQHVHLANKGVGLGLTICDKLLSTLNGTITVESIYGKGSTFTFKIPFSPADPKISTLGLTHEKNHHSMHKLKILIVEDNRINQLVLSKMLDELGYPHECADDGQQALDKLKEHYFNIVLMDIQMPIMNGVDSTHHILAHYAETGQKPPIIIGCSAHAMENDREKYLKEGMSDFIIKPISLGLLKETLGKLTTD, encoded by the coding sequence ATGTCAAGACGCTATAACAAATATTATATAGACACTAAAATAAGTGTAGAGAACAAGCAGTTGGCTATCTTAGCCGCCTGCCTGGTATTGCTCAACATCTTCAATATGGTGTGCAACATCTATACCGGTCTCCCTATTGGGATCAACATAGTATGTGCGGCTGTCATCTTAGCACACCTTTATATGCTTAGACTATCCTTAAAAAACATTGCAACAGAACGGTCTAAATTTCGATATTTCCTTTTCTTGACAACGTGTCTGGCTATTGTGTGGCTACTTAATAATGGCCTCGACAGTAGCATGCCTATGAATTTCATATTTTATCTTATCGCTGGTCTGTTGACACTCTCGGGTACTTATCGTCTAAAGTTCATTGTTTTTTTCATAGGAGTCACCATAGCCTGCTTGATAACGGATTTCTTTTTCCCGCAATATTTAATTCCTTATACGGACGATAAATCTAAACATTTCGACCTGTTGACATCTTTCTTAGTATGTGTCATAATAAGCATCACTATGGTATCATCATACAAGAATGTGTATGATTATGAAAAGAAAATCTTAAGCCTACAAAAGAAAAAACTGGAAAAATCGGGAGAGGAGCTTATTGCATCAAACAAAATTGCAGAGGCTGCCACGCAATCTAAATCCAAGTTCGTAATGACCATGAGTCATGAGATAAGAACACCATTAAACGGCATAATAGGCACTATCGACCTATTACAGACTACCCCCCTGAACAATCATCAGCAATTGTTGCTGGAAAATCTTCAAGCCAGTAGCCATATCTTATTTGAACTTGTTGCCGATTTATTGGATATTTCGAGAATCGAAGCTAACAAAATGAAAATCCACTCTTCTACCTTTTGTTTAAAATCCGCTGTATCAGCTGTGGAAAGGGTCCTCGAACCGATGTTGAAAGGGAAGGACCTGCAATTATCTACCGTAATGGAAGAGGACATGCCACAATATATTACAACAGATGAAGCTAGATTTAAGCAAATATTGTTGAATATCCTCTCCAATGCCATCCAATTTACAGAAAAGGGCTTTGTGAAGGTTCACCTTTGGACATCTGCAGTGGCAGAGACCTCGTATCTTCATTGTGCGGTACAAGACACAGGTGTAGGCATTAAAGTCGAAGATATACCGCATCTTTTTGAGCAATTCTCACAAATAGAGCAACACGTCCATTTAGCCAATAAAGGTGTTGGCCTTGGGCTTACCATTTGCGACAAGCTTCTCAGCACGCTCAATGGAACAATAACGGTGGAGAGTATCTATGGAAAAGGAAGCACTTTCACCTTCAAGATTCCCTTTTCACCCGCTGACCCTAAAATTTCCACACTTGGACTTACACACGAGAAAAACCACCACTCCATGCACAAGCTAAAGATATTAATAGTTGAGGACAACAGAATCAACCAATTGGTTCTTTCTAAAATGTTAGACGAATTGGGTTATCCCCATGAATGTGCAGACGATGGTCAACAAGCATTGGACAAACTAAAAGAGCATTATTTTAACATCGTCCTGATGGATATACAGATGCCGATAATGAACGGGGTGGATTCTACACATCATATTCTGGCCCACTATGCTGAAACGGGACAGAAACCTCCCATTATTATTGGTTGCTCTGCCCATGCTATGGAAAATGATAGAGAAAAATATTTAAAAGAAGGAATGAGCGATTTTATTATCAAGCCCATATCGCTAGGGCTACTCAAAGAAACGCTTGGAAAGCTAACAACTGATTAA
- a CDS encoding DUF2752 domain-containing protein has translation MDLLKMLVTIRTNKYVIGTTLLLLGGAFIYIYKNYDPMEHSFFPACPIKALTGFDCPGCGSQRAIHAILNGNFKAAVNSNPLIMFLIPYLILNLYFITRPFLTAKQLRWRNFLFGYPAMIVLSIITLLFTILRNLI, from the coding sequence TTGGATCTACTCAAGATGCTGGTGACTATTCGTACTAATAAATACGTTATCGGCACGACTCTCCTCCTATTGGGAGGAGCTTTTATCTATATCTATAAAAACTATGACCCCATGGAGCACAGCTTCTTTCCAGCTTGCCCTATCAAGGCGCTAACTGGTTTTGACTGTCCCGGCTGTGGCTCCCAACGTGCCATTCATGCAATACTCAATGGCAATTTCAAAGCGGCTGTTAATTCCAATCCGCTTATTATGTTCCTTATACCTTATCTTATCCTGAACTTGTATTTTATCACCCGCCCGTTCCTAACAGCAAAGCAATTGCGATGGCGCAATTTCTTATTTGGTTATCCAGCCATGATCGTGTTGAGCATCATTACGCTCCTTTTTACGATACTACGCAATCTGATTTGA
- a CDS encoding CD225/dispanin family protein, whose product MQKYHYTDGTNSFGPFTLEELRHKNITAETYVWSPDLTNWTKAGEIPELTEIVNAYHSQQSAGEVLAPPLPQPQITPTYNSGGTPYTPLTNNIFEQPPKSYLIEAIIATIVCCIPLGIPAIIYATKVEKKFYMGDKMGAEMDSKNAKKWIIIAVVGSIIFYLLYFGIIAGLAYFGSTQDAGDYSY is encoded by the coding sequence ATGCAAAAATACCATTACACTGACGGCACTAATAGCTTTGGTCCCTTTACTCTAGAAGAGCTTCGTCATAAGAATATCACAGCCGAGACCTACGTTTGGTCACCGGATTTAACGAATTGGACTAAAGCGGGCGAAATACCAGAACTGACAGAAATTGTCAATGCATACCATTCGCAACAATCTGCTGGAGAAGTTTTAGCTCCACCCCTTCCGCAACCACAAATCACACCTACTTATAACAGTGGAGGCACACCTTATACTCCTCTTACGAACAACATCTTTGAGCAGCCACCCAAGTCTTATTTGATTGAGGCCATCATCGCTACAATTGTATGCTGTATCCCTTTAGGTATCCCAGCAATCATCTATGCTACTAAAGTCGAAAAGAAATTTTACATGGGAGATAAGATGGGGGCCGAAATGGATTCAAAAAATGCAAAAAAATGGATTATCATTGCAGTGGTAGGATCGATTATTTTTTATCTATTATATTTCGGGATAATAGCTGGTTTAGCATATTTTGGATCTACTCAAGATGCTGGTGACTATTCGTACTAA